One genomic segment of Mycolicibacterium psychrotolerans includes these proteins:
- a CDS encoding organic hydroperoxide resistance protein: MKTLYTAEALATGEGRDGHGRSSDGRLDFDLAIPKEMGGSGNGTNPEQLFAVGYAACFHSALRLVGRQDKVDVTDSSVGARVSLGQLDNGGFGLAVELEVTLPNVDAETARKVTEKAHQVCPYSNATRGNIDVTLNVTDD; encoded by the coding sequence ATGAAGACGCTCTACACCGCAGAGGCCCTGGCCACCGGCGAGGGCCGCGACGGCCACGGCCGGTCCTCCGACGGCCGGCTCGACTTCGACCTGGCCATCCCCAAGGAGATGGGCGGCAGCGGCAACGGCACCAACCCCGAGCAGCTCTTCGCCGTCGGCTACGCCGCCTGCTTCCACTCCGCGCTGCGACTGGTCGGCAGGCAGGACAAGGTCGATGTCACCGATTCGTCTGTCGGAGCACGTGTTTCGCTCGGCCAACTCGACAACGGCGGCTTCGGCCTGGCGGTCGAGCTGGAGGTCACCCTGCCCAACGTCGATGCGGAGACGGCCCGGAAGGTGACCGAGAAGGCCCATCAGGTGTGCCCGTACTCCAACGCCACCCGCGGCAACATCGACGTCACGCTGAACGTCACCGACGACTGA
- a CDS encoding diguanylate cyclase domain-containing protein, giving the protein MFDGLRSSSAAAIGAALWRSDQYYWFTAVLAARGMQTATCRLVAVCIAALGLIPVGLLASPTGPRGTVGRAAAVVIAVACLGLAVLWLRDHWPTRVQSLLCVLVGSIAIAVSALTQANPIVGLTGAASYAVLTAFVVCFHAQRLLALTWTIAVLALGVLIVRLAATDLALAICAAGMIVLLNVFVAFACRAMILLIQPDTHHGDIEQLTGLLHRDAFYQSVATLLASRSRSADKYLVVVAVNIDSFSLLLGLSGPSGGNRARVTVGQALRETVRHNAIVAHVSDDDFLIADTFTTADASPLVERIRGAIAATPQRLTASIGVVCTPLPPLAAEPPDEVLDKLIAIATQAIEQARMAGGNQVRYVLRPTLDEDSDGNGDDPRPDTGKSA; this is encoded by the coding sequence ATGTTTGACGGTTTGCGGAGTTCCTCCGCCGCCGCGATCGGCGCTGCACTGTGGCGCTCCGATCAGTACTACTGGTTTACTGCTGTGCTGGCTGCGCGCGGGATGCAGACGGCGACCTGCCGGCTGGTTGCGGTGTGTATCGCGGCACTCGGGTTGATCCCGGTGGGGCTGCTGGCGAGTCCCACGGGTCCCCGGGGCACGGTGGGGAGGGCCGCTGCGGTGGTGATCGCGGTGGCCTGCCTCGGGCTGGCGGTGCTGTGGCTGCGGGATCACTGGCCGACGCGGGTGCAGTCGCTGCTGTGCGTGCTCGTCGGGTCGATCGCCATCGCGGTGTCGGCGCTGACCCAGGCCAACCCGATCGTCGGGCTGACCGGTGCCGCCAGCTATGCCGTGCTGACCGCGTTCGTGGTGTGCTTCCACGCCCAGCGGTTGCTGGCACTCACCTGGACGATCGCCGTGCTCGCCCTCGGCGTGCTGATCGTCCGGCTGGCGGCGACGGATCTCGCGTTGGCGATCTGCGCGGCCGGCATGATCGTCCTTCTCAACGTCTTCGTCGCGTTCGCGTGCCGGGCGATGATCTTGCTGATCCAGCCCGACACCCACCACGGCGACATCGAACAGCTCACCGGCCTGCTGCACCGGGACGCGTTCTATCAGTCGGTGGCGACGCTGCTCGCCTCGAGGAGCCGCAGCGCCGACAAGTACCTCGTGGTCGTCGCGGTGAACATCGACAGTTTCTCGCTGCTGCTCGGGTTGTCCGGACCGAGCGGGGGCAACCGGGCCCGGGTGACGGTGGGGCAGGCGCTGCGGGAGACCGTCCGGCACAACGCGATCGTCGCGCACGTCTCCGACGACGACTTCCTGATCGCCGACACGTTCACCACCGCCGACGCCTCGCCGCTGGTCGAGCGGATCCGCGGCGCGATCGCCGCGACCCCGCAGCGGCTCACGGCCAGCATCGGGGTGGTGTGCACGCCATTGCCGCCGCTGGCCGCCGAGCCGCCCGACGAGGTGCTCGACAAGCTGATCGCGATCGCCACCCAGGCCATCGAGCAGGCCCGGATGGCGGGTGGAAACCAGGTCCGCTACGTGCTTCGGCCGACGCTCGACGAGGACTCCGACGGCAACGGCGACGATCCCCGGCCCGATACCGGAAAGAGCGCCTGA
- a CDS encoding NCS1 family nucleobase:cation symporter-1 translates to MTEIDTPQPTTELPPGAVVGAGDLVEASGHPVGGGVIKPGYDPRLTNEDLAPLGKQTWSSYNIFAFWMSDVHSVGGYVTAGSLFALGLASWQVLVALLIGIVIVYFFCNLVAKPSQATGVPYPVICRSVFGVLGANIPAIIRGLIAVAWYGIQTYLASAALDVVLLKLFPGLAPYADVDTHGFLGLPLLGWGSFILLWVLQACVFWRGMEAIRRFIDFCGPAVYVVMFLLCGYLIYKAGWGAIDLNLGDVTYTGLDSIPVMLGAIALVVSYFSGPMLNFGDFSRYGKSFDAVKRGNLLGLPVNFLVFSLLVVVTASLTLPVFGELITDPVATVARIDSTFAIVLGALTFTIATIGINIVANFISPAFDFSNVSPQRISWRAGGMIAAVGSVLITPWNLYNNPEVIHYTLETLGAFIGPLFGVLIAHYYLVHRQKVIVDDMFTLDENGTYWYTKGYNPAAVVTTIVAAVVAMIPVLLGGSVAGMHTAAQYSWFIGCGIGFGLYYLLATKTTRFAVAPLP, encoded by the coding sequence ATGACGGAGATCGATACCCCGCAGCCCACCACGGAACTCCCGCCCGGCGCTGTCGTCGGTGCCGGTGACCTCGTCGAAGCGTCCGGTCACCCGGTCGGGGGCGGTGTCATCAAACCCGGCTACGACCCGAGGCTGACCAACGAGGACCTGGCGCCGCTGGGAAAGCAGACCTGGTCCTCCTACAACATATTCGCGTTCTGGATGTCCGACGTGCACAGCGTCGGCGGCTACGTGACAGCCGGCAGTCTGTTCGCGCTCGGGCTCGCCAGCTGGCAGGTGCTCGTCGCGCTCCTGATCGGGATCGTGATCGTCTACTTCTTCTGCAACCTGGTGGCCAAGCCCAGTCAGGCCACCGGCGTGCCCTATCCGGTGATCTGCCGCAGCGTGTTCGGTGTGCTCGGGGCCAACATCCCGGCCATCATCCGCGGGCTGATCGCCGTGGCCTGGTACGGCATCCAGACCTACCTGGCCTCGGCTGCCCTGGATGTGGTGCTGCTCAAGCTCTTTCCGGGCCTGGCCCCCTACGCGGATGTGGACACGCACGGCTTCCTCGGATTGCCGCTGCTGGGCTGGGGCAGCTTCATCCTGCTGTGGGTGCTGCAGGCGTGCGTCTTCTGGCGGGGCATGGAGGCGATCCGCCGGTTCATCGACTTCTGCGGTCCCGCAGTCTATGTCGTGATGTTCCTGCTGTGCGGCTACCTGATCTACAAGGCGGGCTGGGGCGCGATCGATCTGAACCTCGGCGACGTCACCTATACCGGGCTGGACTCCATTCCGGTCATGCTCGGCGCCATCGCTCTGGTGGTGTCCTACTTCTCCGGGCCGATGTTGAACTTCGGCGACTTCTCGCGCTACGGCAAGTCCTTCGACGCGGTGAAGCGGGGGAACCTCCTCGGCCTGCCGGTGAACTTCCTGGTGTTCTCGCTGCTGGTGGTCGTCACGGCGTCGCTGACGCTGCCGGTGTTCGGAGAGTTGATCACCGATCCGGTCGCGACCGTCGCGCGGATCGACTCCACGTTCGCGATCGTGTTGGGCGCCTTGACCTTCACCATCGCGACCATCGGCATCAACATCGTCGCCAACTTCATCTCACCCGCCTTCGACTTCTCCAACGTCAGCCCTCAGCGGATCAGCTGGCGTGCGGGCGGCATGATCGCCGCCGTCGGCTCGGTGCTGATCACCCCGTGGAATCTGTACAACAATCCGGAGGTCATCCACTACACGCTGGAGACGCTCGGCGCGTTCATCGGACCGCTGTTCGGCGTGCTCATCGCCCACTACTACCTGGTGCACCGGCAGAAGGTGATCGTCGACGACATGTTCACCCTCGACGAGAACGGAACCTACTGGTACACCAAGGGTTACAACCCTGCCGCGGTCGTCACCACGATCGTGGCCGCGGTGGTGGCGATGATCCCCGTCCTGCTCGGCGGATCCGTGGCCGGCATGCACACGGCCGCGCAGTACAGCTGGTTCATCGGGTGCGGGATCGGCTTCGGCCTCTACTACCTCCTTGCCACCAAAACCACCAGGTTCGCCGTCGCGCCGCTGCCGTGA
- a CDS encoding DNA polymerase Y family protein, with the protein MSASRVLALWCMDWPAVAAAAAAGLPPTVPVAVTLANRVVACSAAARATGVRRGLRRRESQARCPELHVVAADPARDARHFEHVTAAVDDLVPRAEVLRPGLLALTVRGAARYFGSEQATAERLVDAVAAVGAECQVGIADQLLTAVFAARAGRIIDPGGDAEFLSGLSIRQLATEPSLASGSRADLVDLLWRMGIRTVGQFAELSRSDVASRFGVDAVVAHRLARGEPGRGPSGRDPEQELDAVLDCDPPIDRVDAAAFAGRSLAGRLHRTLEAAGVGCTRLAIHAVTATGAELERVWRCAEPLTEDATADRVRWQLDGWLNRRREDERPGAPITVLRLRPVEVVSAEALQLPLWGGIGEEDRLRARRALVRVQGLLGPDAVKVPVLSGGRGPAERITLTPLGDELVPRADPAAPWPGQLPEPSPTVLLDDPVELLDGEGNPVRVTARGLFSATPARLDAPGRSGRLSWWTGPWPVDERWWDTAASPSGRTARAQVLIGGDRDQGEALLLCYRQRRWYVEGRYE; encoded by the coding sequence ATGTCCGCGTCCAGGGTGCTGGCGCTCTGGTGCATGGACTGGCCGGCCGTGGCCGCCGCGGCGGCGGCCGGTCTGCCGCCGACGGTCCCGGTCGCGGTCACCCTGGCCAACCGGGTGGTGGCGTGTTCGGCGGCCGCGCGGGCGACGGGGGTGCGGCGCGGGCTGCGGCGGCGGGAGTCGCAGGCCCGCTGCCCGGAACTGCACGTCGTCGCCGCCGATCCGGCCCGCGACGCTCGGCATTTCGAACACGTCACGGCGGCCGTCGACGACCTGGTGCCCCGGGCGGAGGTGCTCCGGCCGGGGCTGCTGGCGCTGACGGTCCGGGGGGCGGCGCGGTACTTCGGCTCCGAACAGGCCACCGCCGAACGGCTGGTCGACGCGGTGGCCGCGGTGGGCGCCGAATGTCAGGTCGGCATCGCCGATCAGCTGCTTACGGCGGTCTTCGCCGCCAGGGCGGGCCGGATCATCGACCCGGGTGGGGATGCGGAATTCCTGTCGGGGCTCTCCATCCGGCAGTTGGCCACCGAGCCCAGCCTGGCCTCCGGGAGTCGGGCGGACCTGGTCGACCTGTTGTGGCGCATGGGTATCCGGACGGTCGGGCAGTTCGCCGAGCTGTCCCGCAGCGATGTGGCTTCCCGCTTCGGGGTCGATGCGGTGGTCGCGCACCGCCTGGCGCGGGGAGAACCCGGCCGCGGACCGTCGGGCCGCGACCCCGAGCAGGAACTCGATGCGGTGCTGGACTGCGATCCCCCCATCGACCGGGTGGATGCGGCCGCCTTCGCGGGGCGGTCGCTCGCGGGCCGGCTGCACCGCACCCTCGAGGCCGCGGGGGTGGGATGCACCCGGCTGGCCATCCACGCGGTGACCGCCACCGGCGCCGAGCTCGAACGGGTCTGGCGCTGCGCCGAACCGCTGACCGAGGATGCCACCGCCGACCGGGTGCGCTGGCAACTCGACGGCTGGCTGAACCGCCGTCGCGAAGACGAGCGGCCCGGAGCGCCGATCACCGTGCTGCGGCTGCGTCCGGTGGAGGTGGTGTCGGCCGAGGCGCTGCAGCTGCCGCTGTGGGGAGGGATCGGTGAGGAGGACAGGCTGCGCGCGCGGCGGGCGCTGGTGCGGGTGCAGGGACTGCTCGGTCCCGATGCGGTGAAGGTTCCGGTCCTCAGCGGGGGGCGGGGCCCGGCCGAGCGCATCACGCTGACCCCGCTCGGCGATGAGCTCGTGCCCCGGGCGGATCCCGCGGCGCCCTGGCCCGGGCAGCTGCCCGAGCCGTCGCCGACGGTGCTCCTCGACGACCCGGTCGAACTGCTCGACGGCGAGGGCAATCCGGTGCGGGTCACCGCTCGCGGACTGTTCTCCGCCACCCCCGCCCGGCTGGACGCGCCGGGGCGGTCAGGCCGGCTGTCCTGGTGGACCGGGCCGTGGCCCGTCGACGAACGCTGGTGGGACACCGCGGCTTCTCCGAGTGGCCGGACGGCGCGGGCCCAGGTGCTGATCGGCGGTGACCGGGACCAGGGGGAGGCACTGTTGCTGTGTTACCGCCAGCGGCGGTGGTACGTCGAAGGCAGGTATGAGTGA
- a CDS encoding GntR family transcriptional regulator — translation MPSRRRSALVDRLVVDQPGRPQQAILDELRRVILDGAVPPGTLIPLAEVAELFGVSQIPVRESLKTLIGEGLVSHRSNAGYAVAQLTPQDLREMYIVRETLESASLAVAIANATDEDRAAIVAANDVLQQAVRDDDPVAYHRRSRTFHLALARPSRMHRLLHMLESAWNVTEPVQSMVHVGPAHRAALHADHCEMVAAFLVGDVEGLLTASGLHSQRLNAVIATLPTDTGLLSTDISSTQ, via the coding sequence ATGCCGTCTCGTCGACGCTCCGCCCTGGTGGACAGGCTGGTCGTCGACCAGCCCGGTCGGCCACAGCAGGCGATCCTCGACGAGTTGCGGCGGGTGATCCTCGACGGGGCCGTGCCGCCGGGAACCCTCATCCCGCTGGCCGAGGTGGCAGAACTCTTCGGCGTCAGCCAGATCCCGGTACGCGAGTCCCTCAAGACGCTGATCGGGGAGGGGCTGGTGTCGCATCGCAGCAACGCCGGGTACGCCGTCGCGCAGTTGACGCCCCAGGACTTGCGCGAGATGTACATCGTGCGGGAGACGTTGGAGTCCGCGTCGCTGGCCGTGGCGATCGCCAACGCCACCGACGAGGACCGTGCCGCCATCGTCGCCGCGAACGACGTTCTGCAGCAGGCGGTTCGCGACGACGACCCGGTGGCTTACCACCGGCGCAGCCGCACGTTCCACCTGGCGCTGGCGCGTCCGTCGCGGATGCACCGCCTCCTGCACATGCTCGAGTCGGCATGGAATGTCACCGAACCGGTGCAGTCGATGGTGCACGTTGGGCCCGCGCACCGCGCCGCATTGCACGCCGACCACTGCGAGATGGTGGCTGCGTTCCTCGTCGGCGACGTCGAGGGACTGCTGACCGCTTCGGGCTTGCACTCGCAGCGGCTCAACGCCGTGATCGCGACGCTGCCGACGGACACCGGCCTGTTGTCGACGGATATATCTTCGACGCAATAA
- a CDS encoding SDR family oxidoreductase produces MRYVVTGGTGFLGRHLVTRLLARPGTEAVHVLVRRGSLGRFERLAHCWDGRVTPLVGDLTAPDLGLTDDDVATLGAVDHVLHCAAIYDITAPEEQQREANVDGTRAVIALSRRLDATLHHVSSIAVAGSFRGEFTEDDVDVGQELPTPYHRTKFEAELLVRAAPGLRFRVYRPAVVVGDSRTGEMDKIDGPYYFFPILSSLAALPRFTPMLLPATGRTNIVPVDYVVDAVAALMHLDGRDGQTFHLTAPSTIGLRGIYRGVASEAGLPALVGSLPRATAAPLLGVTGRAKVLRNMAATQLGIPGEVLDVVELAPTFTRDRTDEALRGTGIVVPEFASYAPRLWRYWAEHLDPERARREDPAGPLVGKHVIITGASSGIGRASAIAVAARGATVFALARNGDALDELIAEIRAAGGDAHAFTCDVTDSAAVEHTVKDILGRFGHVDYLVNNAGRSIRRSVIASTDRLHDYERVMAVNYFGPVRLVLALLPHWRERRYGHVVNVSSAGVQAASPKYSAYVASKAALDAFSEVVGTETLSDHITFTTIHMPLVATPMIAPSRRLNPMPPISAEHAAAMVVRGLIDKPPRIDTPVGTLSDLGTYFTPRLSRRILHQLYLGYPDSAAARGVTESRPAVARRPRRPARPVPSVRVPRQVKRAVRLVPGVHW; encoded by the coding sequence ATGCGCTATGTCGTTACCGGCGGTACCGGTTTCTTGGGCCGTCATCTCGTCACCCGCCTGCTGGCCCGCCCGGGCACCGAGGCGGTGCACGTGCTGGTGCGCCGCGGATCCCTCGGCCGCTTCGAGCGGCTGGCCCACTGCTGGGACGGGCGGGTGACGCCGCTGGTCGGTGACCTGACCGCACCCGACCTCGGGCTGACCGACGACGACGTCGCGACGCTGGGGGCCGTCGACCACGTCCTGCACTGCGCTGCGATCTACGACATCACCGCGCCCGAGGAGCAGCAGCGGGAAGCCAACGTCGACGGCACGCGGGCGGTCATCGCGTTGTCCCGCCGCCTCGACGCGACGCTGCACCACGTGTCGTCGATCGCGGTCGCGGGCAGCTTCCGCGGCGAGTTCACCGAGGACGATGTCGACGTCGGGCAGGAGCTGCCCACGCCGTATCACCGGACGAAGTTCGAGGCCGAGTTGCTGGTGCGCGCAGCCCCCGGGCTGCGGTTCCGCGTCTACCGGCCCGCGGTCGTCGTCGGCGATTCGCGCACCGGTGAGATGGACAAGATCGACGGGCCCTATTACTTCTTCCCGATCCTGTCCTCGCTCGCAGCGTTGCCCCGATTCACGCCGATGCTGCTGCCCGCCACCGGACGCACCAACATCGTGCCGGTGGACTACGTGGTGGACGCCGTCGCCGCCCTCATGCACCTCGACGGCCGCGACGGCCAGACGTTCCATCTGACCGCGCCGTCGACGATCGGTCTGCGGGGTATCTACCGCGGCGTCGCCTCCGAGGCCGGCCTGCCCGCGCTGGTCGGATCGCTGCCCCGCGCGACCGCGGCACCGCTGCTCGGCGTGACCGGACGCGCGAAGGTGTTGCGCAACATGGCCGCCACCCAACTGGGTATCCCGGGAGAGGTCCTCGATGTCGTCGAACTCGCACCGACCTTCACCCGGGACCGCACCGACGAGGCGCTGCGGGGCACCGGAATCGTCGTGCCGGAGTTCGCGAGCTATGCGCCACGACTGTGGCGCTACTGGGCCGAGCACCTCGATCCCGAACGGGCGCGGCGCGAGGATCCGGCGGGGCCCCTGGTCGGCAAGCACGTCATCATCACCGGGGCGTCGAGCGGGATCGGGCGCGCCTCGGCGATCGCCGTGGCCGCACGCGGGGCGACCGTCTTCGCGTTGGCGCGCAACGGCGACGCCCTCGACGAACTGATCGCCGAGATCCGCGCGGCCGGCGGCGACGCGCACGCCTTCACGTGCGACGTCACCGACTCGGCCGCAGTGGAACACACCGTCAAGGACATCCTCGGCCGCTTCGGACACGTCGACTACCTGGTCAACAACGCCGGCCGGTCGATCCGGCGGTCGGTGATCGCCTCGACCGATCGGCTGCACGACTACGAGCGCGTGATGGCGGTCAACTACTTCGGGCCCGTGCGCCTGGTGCTGGCCCTGCTTCCGCATTGGCGCGAGCGGCGATACGGCCACGTGGTCAATGTCTCCAGCGCCGGCGTGCAGGCCGCCAGCCCGAAATACAGCGCCTACGTCGCCAGCAAGGCCGCTCTTGATGCCTTCTCCGAAGTCGTTGGCACCGAGACTCTTTCGGACCACATCACGTTCACCACCATCCACATGCCGCTGGTCGCGACGCCGATGATCGCGCCGTCACGTAGGCTCAACCCGATGCCTCCGATCTCCGCCGAACACGCGGCCGCGATGGTGGTCCGCGGCCTGATCGACAAGCCGCCGCGCATCGACACCCCGGTCGGCACGCTGTCGGATCTCGGCACGTACTTCACCCCGCGGCTGTCGCGACGGATTCTGCACCAGCTGTACCTCGGCTATCCCGACTCGGCGGCTGCGCGCGGAGTGACGGAGAGCCGGCCCGCGGTGGCGCGGCGGCCGCGGCGGCCCGCCCGACCGGTGCCCTCGGTGCGGGTACCCCGTCAGGTCAAGCGGGCGGTGCGGTTGGTGCCCGGCGTGCACTGGTGA
- a CDS encoding MarR family winged helix-turn-helix transcriptional regulator gives MAMLALDDHLCFALYSASRAMTAAYRPLLADLGLTYPQYLVLLVLREEGRVSVGHLGERLQLDSGTLSPLLKRMEAGGIVRRERSADDERQVEVTLTATGRRKAAKAECIPEKLFPATGLTTTQAAELREAIHTLTQTLVHTHRKEHA, from the coding sequence ATGGCCATGCTCGCCCTCGACGACCACCTGTGCTTCGCGCTGTACTCCGCGTCGCGGGCGATGACAGCGGCGTACCGGCCCCTGCTCGCTGATCTCGGGCTGACCTACCCCCAATACCTCGTCCTGCTGGTGCTGCGCGAGGAAGGCCGGGTGTCGGTCGGTCATCTCGGCGAGCGCCTGCAGTTGGATTCGGGCACCCTGTCGCCGTTGCTCAAGCGGATGGAGGCCGGCGGCATCGTACGCCGGGAGCGCAGTGCCGACGACGAGCGCCAGGTCGAGGTGACCCTCACCGCGACGGGCCGCCGGAAAGCCGCCAAGGCCGAGTGCATCCCCGAGAAGCTTTTCCCCGCAACGGGATTGACCACCACCCAAGCCGCAGAGCTTCGTGAGGCGATTCACACGCTCACGCAGACCCTTGTTCACACCCACCGAAAGGAACACGCATGA
- a CDS encoding MaoC/PaaZ C-terminal domain-containing protein yields the protein MPIDPNAVGVTTPPQTFRWKDRDTLLYALGVGAGTADLAFTTENSHDIAQQVLPTYAVIACSPFAAAGSIGSFDFSRLLHGSQSIRLFAPLPAAGALSVVSEVADIQDKGEGKNAIVVLKATGSDPDTGTAVAETLTTLVIRGEGGFGGQPGQRPVAPQIPERAPDAMVSLPTGEDQALIYRLSGDRNPLHSDPWFAALAGFPKPILHGLCTYGVAGRALVAALGGGDATRITAISARFTSPVFPGEELTTSIWRLGSGSAVFRTEAAGADGSDARLVLEDGTAEFAE from the coding sequence ATGCCGATCGATCCGAACGCCGTTGGCGTCACCACCCCGCCGCAGACCTTCCGCTGGAAGGACCGTGACACGCTGCTCTACGCGCTCGGCGTCGGCGCGGGCACCGCCGACCTCGCGTTCACCACCGAGAACAGCCATGACATCGCCCAGCAGGTGCTGCCCACCTACGCCGTCATCGCCTGCTCACCCTTCGCCGCGGCGGGGAGCATCGGATCGTTCGACTTCAGCCGGCTGCTGCACGGCTCGCAGAGCATCCGGCTGTTCGCGCCGCTGCCGGCCGCCGGCGCGCTGAGCGTCGTGAGCGAGGTCGCCGACATCCAGGACAAGGGCGAGGGCAAGAACGCGATCGTCGTGCTCAAGGCGACCGGAAGCGATCCGGACACCGGAACCGCGGTGGCCGAGACGCTCACCACCCTGGTGATCCGCGGCGAAGGCGGGTTCGGCGGTCAACCGGGCCAGCGGCCGGTCGCCCCGCAGATCCCCGAACGGGCCCCCGATGCGATGGTCAGCCTGCCCACCGGGGAGGACCAGGCGCTGATCTACCGGCTGTCCGGTGACCGCAACCCGCTGCACAGCGACCCGTGGTTCGCTGCGCTGGCCGGGTTCCCGAAGCCGATCCTGCACGGGTTGTGCACGTACGGCGTTGCCGGGCGGGCGTTGGTGGCGGCCCTGGGCGGCGGGGACGCCACCAGGATCACCGCGATCTCGGCCCGCTTCACCTCCCCGGTGTTTCCCGGCGAGGAGCTGACGACCTCGATCTGGCGGCTGGGTTCCGGTAGCGCGGTGTTCCGCACCGAGGCGGCGGGCGCGGACGGCTCGGATGCCCGCCTGGTGCTCGAGGACGGCACCGCTGAATTCGCTGAATGA
- a CDS encoding nucleoside hydrolase: MSAERQPVFIDTDTGVDDAMALVYLFGSPEAEVVGIASTAGNVGVHQVCENNLGLLELCGITGVPVSRGSESPLTAPLRTAEDTHGPQGLGYARLPATSARLTDHDAAQAWVRAAHAYPGTLIGIATGPLTNLALALRAEPALPRLIRRLVIMGGAFDYRGNTTPVAEWNTSVDPESAAEVFAGWTGGPNPPIVLGLNLTENIAMTPQLLSRLADAAGAPSPPMSAQDERGKASRAGSALIRVLEDAMRFYFEFHHDQGEGYLAHLHDPLAAAVALDPELVVCRAAPVDVELTGTLTRGMTIADWSGHWGREPNALIGVDVDPAAFFDRFIDRVGAFAQTLSRR, translated from the coding sequence GTGAGCGCCGAACGCCAGCCGGTGTTCATCGACACCGACACCGGCGTCGACGACGCAATGGCCCTGGTGTACCTGTTCGGCAGCCCGGAGGCCGAGGTGGTCGGCATCGCCTCGACCGCCGGAAACGTCGGCGTCCACCAGGTCTGCGAGAACAATCTCGGCCTGCTCGAGCTGTGCGGAATCACCGGTGTTCCGGTGTCGAGGGGATCGGAGTCGCCGCTGACGGCGCCGCTGCGTACCGCGGAGGACACCCACGGACCGCAGGGCCTCGGCTATGCCCGGCTCCCGGCCACCTCGGCCAGGCTCACCGATCACGACGCCGCGCAGGCCTGGGTGCGGGCGGCACACGCGTACCCCGGCACGCTGATCGGGATCGCCACCGGGCCGCTGACCAACCTGGCGCTCGCCCTACGCGCCGAGCCCGCACTGCCCCGGCTGATCCGGCGGCTGGTGATCATGGGCGGGGCGTTCGACTACCGGGGCAACACCACTCCGGTCGCGGAGTGGAACACCAGCGTCGATCCGGAGTCGGCGGCCGAGGTGTTCGCCGGGTGGACGGGCGGGCCGAATCCGCCGATCGTGTTGGGCCTCAACCTCACCGAGAACATCGCGATGACCCCGCAGTTGCTGAGCAGGCTCGCCGATGCCGCGGGGGCACCGTCTCCCCCGATGTCGGCACAGGACGAACGCGGCAAGGCCTCGCGCGCGGGCAGCGCGCTGATCCGGGTGCTCGAGGACGCGATGCGGTTCTATTTCGAGTTCCACCACGACCAGGGCGAGGGCTATCTGGCCCACCTGCACGACCCCTTGGCGGCCGCGGTCGCGCTGGACCCCGAACTGGTGGTCTGCCGCGCCGCCCCGGTCGACGTCGAGCTGACCGGCACGTTGACGCGCGGGATGACGATCGCCGACTGGAGCGGGCATTGGGGACGGGAACCCAACGCGCTCATCGGTGTCGACGTCGATCCCGCGGCGTTCTTCGACCGGTTCATCGACCGGGTCGGCGCGTTCGCGCAGACGCTCAGTCGTCGGTGA